From Verrucomicrobia bacterium S94, the proteins below share one genomic window:
- a CDS encoding glycosyltransferase — MSENIGFVSTRFAGTDGVSLESAKWAKVLWDHEFRSFWYAGRLDRAPEVSYCVPEAHFEHPENVWINERIWGKTFRDPIVSRRIRDMAEYLKTTLYEFVNRYDLRILIFQNALTIPMHVPLGVAITEFLAETRIPSIAHHHDFYWERVRFSVNGVPDFLDMAFPPRDDELQHVVINQAAREELSWRKGLSSELIPNVFDFETPPPQPDEYTKGLRADLGFAEDDILILQPTRIVPRKGIEHSIKLLETLGDPKMKLVISHAGGDEGYEYQHMLEELAHDSGVDLRIIDDRIGEFRQKNSKGQKIYTLWDLYPFVDFVTYPSLYEGFGNAFLEAVYFKLPILINRYSIFARDIEPKGFRVPLMDGYLTKEVVDDVRRLLADEGYRKTTVEHNYAVANRFFSYSVLRRSLRTLITNIKGLEP; from the coding sequence ATGAGCGAAAATATCGGATTTGTTTCAACGCGTTTTGCCGGCACCGACGGGGTCTCCCTGGAAAGTGCAAAATGGGCAAAGGTTTTATGGGATCATGAGTTCAGGAGCTTCTGGTATGCGGGACGGCTGGACCGGGCGCCTGAAGTGAGTTATTGCGTTCCGGAGGCGCATTTTGAACATCCGGAGAATGTCTGGATCAATGAGCGGATCTGGGGAAAGACGTTCCGCGATCCGATTGTCAGCCGCCGGATTCGTGATATGGCGGAATACCTGAAAACCACGCTGTATGAATTTGTGAATCGGTATGATCTGCGCATTTTAATTTTTCAGAATGCGCTCACCATTCCCATGCATGTTCCGCTTGGTGTCGCCATTACTGAATTTCTGGCCGAAACCCGGATTCCTTCCATTGCGCACCATCATGATTTTTACTGGGAGCGTGTGCGGTTTTCTGTCAACGGGGTTCCGGATTTTCTGGATATGGCGTTTCCGCCACGGGACGATGAACTGCAGCATGTCGTGATTAATCAGGCCGCCCGCGAAGAACTGTCGTGGCGCAAGGGGCTCTCATCGGAGCTGATACCGAATGTATTCGATTTTGAAACGCCGCCGCCTCAACCCGATGAATATACCAAAGGGCTGCGGGCTGATCTCGGTTTTGCAGAAGATGATATCCTGATTCTTCAGCCGACCCGGATTGTGCCGCGGAAAGGCATTGAGCATTCGATCAAACTGCTGGAAACGCTGGGCGATCCGAAAATGAAGCTGGTCATTTCCCATGCCGGCGGGGATGAGGGATATGAATATCAGCATATGCTCGAAGAGCTGGCACATGATTCGGGAGTGGACCTGCGGATTATTGATGACCGTATCGGTGAATTCCGTCAGAAAAATTCGAAAGGTCAGAAAATCTATACCCTGTGGGATCTGTATCCTTTTGTTGATTTTGTAACCTATCCGAGTCTGTATGAAGGTTTCGGAAACGCCTTTCTTGAAGCCGTCTATTTCAAACTGCCGATCCTGATCAACCGGTATTCTATTTTTGCGCGTGATATTGAACCGAAAGGATTTCGTGTGCCTCTGATGGACGGCTATCTGACGAAAGAGGTGGTGGATGATGTCCGCCGTCTGCTGGCGGATGAGGGGTATCGAAAGACCACGGTTGAGCATAACTATGCAGTGGCCAACCGTTTCTTCAGTTATTCTGTTCTGCGCAGAAGTCTGCGTACGCTCATTACCAACATCAAAGGTTTAGAACCATGA
- a CDS encoding M20/M25/M40 family metallo-hydrolase: protein MEIKFGSIDEILELLPALPDKLRGIQETLIANLIMLSEIPSPTFEEEARVKLLLQRMLESELDNISTDEAGNGVGIIPGKDPSRNILLVAHADSVYSEKVDHAISVLAEEIVGPGIADNSLGMAVLATLPNILEMLGIQLNANLVLLSSTKGLGSGNLDGLRFFMDNNKIPFEAGICIEGEKLGRLSYTAEGMFRGHITCSIPEELDWQRVGQNSAIIALNEVINRILEIPIPKRPRTSIVLGAIRGGKSYNVMATHSSLRFEVRSEDAEMVQTIRERIEDIIAHASSPYNAEFKFDIVSSREPGGIDVSHPLVKSCRMVMEKLGVQPTIRPSMSEVSELIARGLPAVTLGITEASNLHDLNETIRIKPIYTGLAQLLAVLLAIDGGFCNEPE, encoded by the coding sequence ATGGAAATCAAATTTGGAAGCATTGACGAAATACTCGAACTGCTCCCCGCTCTTCCTGACAAACTTAGAGGCATTCAGGAAACCCTAATAGCCAATCTGATCATGCTCAGCGAAATTCCTTCGCCGACGTTTGAGGAAGAAGCCCGGGTAAAACTTCTCCTCCAGCGCATGCTTGAAAGTGAGCTGGATAACATCTCAACAGACGAAGCCGGCAACGGTGTCGGTATCATTCCCGGAAAAGATCCATCCCGTAATATACTGCTTGTTGCCCACGCGGATTCGGTATATTCCGAAAAAGTCGATCATGCCATCAGTGTCCTGGCCGAAGAAATTGTCGGTCCCGGCATTGCTGATAACAGTCTCGGTATGGCGGTACTCGCCACGCTCCCGAACATTCTCGAAATGCTCGGCATTCAGCTCAACGCCAATCTGGTGCTGCTGTCGAGCACCAAAGGCCTCGGCAGCGGCAACCTCGACGGGCTTCGCTTTTTTATGGATAATAATAAAATTCCGTTTGAGGCAGGTATCTGCATTGAAGGAGAAAAACTCGGCCGCCTCAGCTACACCGCCGAAGGCATGTTCCGCGGACACATCACCTGCAGTATTCCGGAAGAACTTGACTGGCAGCGTGTCGGACAGAACAGTGCCATTATCGCGTTGAATGAAGTCATCAACCGTATTCTGGAAATTCCGATTCCCAAACGCCCGCGAACCTCTATTGTTTTGGGAGCCATCCGCGGCGGTAAGAGTTATAATGTTATGGCCACACACTCGAGCCTTCGGTTTGAAGTTCGAAGCGAAGATGCGGAAATGGTTCAGACCATTCGGGAGCGTATTGAAGATATCATTGCCCATGCATCATCCCCCTATAATGCTGAATTCAAATTCGATATTGTTTCCTCCCGTGAGCCGGGCGGAATCGATGTAAGTCATCCGCTCGTAAAAAGCTGCCGGATGGTGATGGAGAAACTCGGTGTACAGCCGACCATCCGGCCAAGCATGTCGGAGGTCTCCGAGCTCATTGCCCGGGGCCTTCCTGCCGTCACCCTCGGCATTACGGAAGCCAGCAACCTGCACGATCTCAACGAAACCATTCGTATTAAACCCATATACACCGGTCTGGCACAGCTGCTTGCCGTGCTGCTCGCTATCGATGGAGGCTTCTGCAATGAACCTGAATGA
- a CDS encoding glucosyl-3-phosphoglycerate synthase: MNLNDWIKNNTMHHSQFWDLKKLVEEKEKQNLKISLCLPTLNEEKTIGKEIVMFKSELMDRYPLLDEIAVIDSGSTDATREISANFGAEVHLSSDILPQYGEKKGKGENLWKAVYQLNGDVIVYVDADIKNIHPRFVYGLVAPLIYRPEVHYVKAFYDRPLAFSQGIRPSGGGRVTEILTRPLFSLFFPELTGLVQPLSGEYAVRREVLEAIPFPIGYGVETSHLIDVYEKWGMEAIAQVDLDQRVHRNQETRDLGKMAFGILRAFLYRAEALGVIGTLPELSTELKQFQAHDEEFEQVTHTIVEEERPPMIELPEYREKFGIK; the protein is encoded by the coding sequence ATGAACCTGAATGATTGGATTAAAAACAACACCATGCATCACTCCCAGTTCTGGGACCTCAAAAAACTGGTGGAGGAAAAAGAAAAACAGAATCTGAAAATCTCGCTCTGTCTGCCGACCCTCAACGAAGAAAAGACCATCGGTAAAGAGATTGTCATGTTCAAATCCGAACTGATGGATCGCTATCCCCTGCTTGATGAGATTGCAGTGATTGACTCCGGCTCGACTGATGCCACCCGCGAAATTTCCGCAAATTTCGGTGCCGAGGTTCATCTTTCCTCCGACATTCTGCCACAGTACGGTGAGAAAAAAGGAAAAGGCGAAAACCTCTGGAAAGCGGTCTATCAGCTCAACGGAGATGTCATTGTCTATGTCGATGCTGATATCAAAAACATCCACCCGCGTTTTGTCTACGGACTGGTCGCACCGCTGATTTACCGACCGGAAGTGCACTATGTCAAAGCATTCTACGACCGGCCACTGGCCTTCTCTCAAGGCATCCGTCCGTCCGGAGGAGGACGCGTCACAGAAATTCTGACCCGTCCGCTCTTTTCGCTCTTCTTCCCCGAACTGACCGGACTCGTACAGCCGCTCTCCGGCGAATATGCCGTGCGCCGCGAAGTGCTTGAAGCCATTCCGTTTCCCATCGGTTACGGCGTGGAAACCTCACACCTGATCGACGTCTATGAAAAATGGGGTATGGAAGCCATCGCCCAGGTCGATCTCGATCAGCGTGTGCACCGCAACCAGGAAACCCGCGATCTCGGTAAAATGGCCTTCGGCATTCTGAGAGCTTTTCTCTACCGCGCCGAAGCGCTGGGGGTCATCGGAACGCTGCCCGAACTCAGTACCGAGCTTAAGCAGTTCCAGGCCCACGACGAAGAATTCGAACAGGTTACCCACACCATCGTTGAAGAAGAGCGTCCGCCGATGATCGAGCTGCCCGAATACCGTGAAAAATTCGGCATTAAATAG
- a CDS encoding glycosyltransferase family 1 protein gives MNRLAVAVIHYHLRPGGVTRVIERTVESLRDQMDFFCISGETPAEDAQLFPISETFKPLEYSDAADFPDLETSVKELQQLARNHFGRAPDIWHIHNHSLGKNSFMPQLVRALANSGCRLLLQPHDFAEDGRAANYALLTRALGENLNRILYPDADHIVYAPINFRDKSFLENIGLSKVRELPNSVTAHGKSSIESSSSARTIVYPARAIRRKNLGEFLLWSLLAPEGYLFQSTLAPQNPKWQVYYDEWVQFAEELNLPVEFDAGRKHDFAELVQQAEALMTTSIQEGFGLAFLEPWLEGKHLIGRKLPEITTDFEAEGLNLSGLYETLPVPLEWAGEERFFQTLEKKMREMYAAYSRSWKPDLLDEAQSTLVKDGTVDFGILDETLQRSVIRHLVEHPEDQSLLPPLPLTPSPPVIDHNRAVIESNYSQKAYANRLMGIYSDLAQADISAVSSADAPCLLNQFLKADRFNLLRT, from the coding sequence ATGAACAGGTTAGCTGTAGCTGTCATTCATTATCACCTGCGTCCCGGCGGCGTGACGCGGGTGATCGAGCGCACCGTTGAATCACTCCGTGATCAGATGGATTTTTTCTGTATCAGCGGCGAAACGCCGGCAGAAGATGCTCAGCTTTTCCCCATATCCGAAACCTTTAAGCCTCTGGAATATTCTGACGCCGCCGATTTTCCGGACCTTGAAACATCGGTTAAGGAACTCCAGCAACTGGCCCGGAATCATTTCGGGCGCGCCCCCGACATCTGGCACATTCACAATCACTCGCTGGGTAAAAACAGCTTTATGCCGCAACTGGTCCGGGCGCTGGCCAATTCCGGCTGCCGGCTGCTCCTGCAACCCCATGATTTTGCGGAAGACGGCCGTGCGGCAAACTATGCCCTGCTCACCCGGGCCCTTGGTGAAAACCTGAACCGGATACTGTATCCCGATGCGGATCATATTGTGTATGCTCCCATCAATTTCCGGGATAAATCCTTCCTCGAAAACATCGGACTTTCCAAGGTCCGAGAGTTGCCCAATTCAGTAACAGCCCACGGAAAATCCAGCATCGAAAGTTCTTCTTCAGCCCGCACCATCGTCTATCCCGCCCGGGCCATTCGTCGGAAAAACCTCGGTGAATTTCTGCTTTGGAGCCTGCTGGCTCCCGAAGGGTATCTTTTCCAGAGCACCCTCGCGCCGCAGAATCCCAAATGGCAGGTTTACTACGATGAATGGGTCCAGTTTGCCGAAGAGCTGAATCTTCCGGTTGAATTCGATGCCGGTCGGAAACATGATTTTGCGGAACTTGTGCAGCAGGCGGAAGCTTTGATGACGACCAGTATTCAGGAGGGATTCGGCCTCGCATTTCTTGAGCCCTGGCTGGAAGGTAAACATCTGATCGGCAGAAAGCTTCCGGAAATCACCACCGACTTTGAAGCCGAAGGTCTTAATCTTTCAGGGCTCTATGAAACCCTGCCGGTTCCGCTGGAGTGGGCCGGCGAAGAACGGTTTTTCCAGACGCTGGAAAAGAAAATGCGCGAAATGTACGCCGCCTATTCCCGGTCCTGGAAACCGGATCTGCTTGACGAAGCTCAATCGACACTGGTGAAAGACGGGACCGTCGATTTCGGCATTCTCGATGAAACGCTGCAGCGTAGCGTGATCCGTCATCTGGTGGAGCATCCGGAAGATCAATCCCTTCTCCCCCCTCTCCCCCTGACCCCCTCTCCCCCGGTCATTGATCACAATCGCGCTGTAATCGAATCCAATTACAGCCAGAAAGCCTATGCGAATCGGTTAATGGGCATTTACAGCGATCTCGCACAGGCGGATATCAGTGCCGTTTCTTCTGCCGACGCACCCTGCCTGCTGAATCAGTTCCTGAAAGCGGATCGGTTCAATCTGCTCAGAACGTAG
- a CDS encoding recombinase: MAIKVKKRDFATVDYDHKKIFAAIEKAVRGTLKEVEEVPQHLVTIIKDITTKIDNIITGYKSRGTEEVDVEHIQDLVEQQLMGAGLYDVAKAYILYREEHKQARNQRLRPDASAIQDYMLASRYARFLPELGRRETFTEAVNRVREMHLRQFPAAEEDINWAFDRVLEKRCLPSMRSMQFGGKAIESNHARMYNCTFGICDRVEFFAEGLFLLLCGTGVGFSVEFEHVEKLPALAPAIDEGSVVHFTIPDTIEGWADAMQALMDSYIEGYLVEFNYSQIRPRGAKLTTSGGRAPGHVPLRRALERARNVLDGALGRKLKPIEAYDIMMHAADAVIAGGVRRSATICLFSPDDGEMMNAKRGNWFETNPQRGRSNNSVKLIRGETSKAQFLRIFQKQKEWGEPGFYFANDQSHGCNPCCEIGLNPHLEVKDEDGNVTVESGWQFCNLTEINGAKLLSEEDFRIAVRAATIIGSLQAAYTSFPYLGETTEKLCRREALLGVSITGMMDSPAITLDPEMQRKMAKYAIEVNREITLKIGTEPAARLTCVKPAGSTSLLLGTASGIHPRHARRYFRRVQANKTDPVYKYFNETNPHMCEESVWSANKTDDVITFCVEAPEEAILRSEMSALDLLKYVHSTQQNWVVPGTARPELNPGLYHNVSNTLTVRDDEWDDVADYIWENRADFTGISMLAATGDKIYQQAPHEEVVTAQDETLWNELISKFRTVDYTQMKEESDETNLQGEIACAGGACELI; this comes from the coding sequence ATGGCAATAAAAGTTAAAAAACGCGACTTTGCGACGGTCGATTACGATCATAAAAAGATCTTCGCCGCGATCGAAAAAGCGGTTCGGGGAACCCTCAAAGAGGTTGAAGAGGTACCACAACATCTTGTGACCATCATCAAGGATATCACCACAAAAATTGATAATATCATTACCGGATATAAGAGCCGCGGGACCGAGGAAGTCGATGTCGAACACATTCAGGATCTGGTGGAGCAGCAGCTGATGGGAGCCGGTCTGTACGATGTGGCCAAAGCTTACATCCTTTATCGTGAAGAGCATAAGCAGGCCCGTAATCAGCGCCTGCGGCCTGATGCATCGGCCATCCAGGACTACATGCTTGCCAGCCGTTATGCCCGTTTTCTTCCGGAGCTCGGCCGCCGAGAAACCTTTACGGAAGCGGTAAACCGCGTCCGCGAGATGCATTTGCGCCAGTTTCCGGCCGCTGAAGAGGATATCAACTGGGCCTTTGACCGGGTGCTTGAAAAACGCTGTCTACCGTCCATGCGCTCGATGCAGTTCGGCGGAAAGGCCATTGAATCCAATCATGCCCGCATGTACAACTGCACCTTCGGTATCTGTGATCGTGTGGAATTTTTTGCAGAAGGTCTTTTTCTGCTGCTCTGCGGCACCGGGGTCGGCTTCAGTGTTGAGTTTGAACATGTCGAAAAACTTCCGGCGCTGGCTCCTGCGATTGATGAAGGTTCCGTGGTGCACTTCACGATTCCGGACACCATCGAAGGATGGGCGGATGCCATGCAGGCACTCATGGACAGCTATATTGAAGGTTATCTGGTGGAGTTCAACTATTCCCAGATTCGTCCGCGCGGTGCCAAACTGACCACTTCCGGCGGTCGCGCACCGGGCCATGTGCCGCTGCGTCGTGCACTGGAACGCGCCCGCAATGTGCTCGACGGTGCTCTTGGCCGCAAACTGAAACCGATCGAAGCCTACGACATTATGATGCATGCGGCCGATGCGGTAATTGCCGGCGGTGTGCGCCGCTCCGCCACCATCTGTCTGTTTTCTCCGGATGACGGTGAAATGATGAACGCCAAGCGCGGAAACTGGTTTGAAACCAACCCGCAGCGCGGCCGTTCCAACAACTCTGTAAAACTGATTCGCGGCGAAACTTCGAAAGCGCAGTTCCTGCGTATTTTCCAGAAACAGAAAGAGTGGGGTGAACCCGGCTTCTATTTTGCCAATGACCAGTCTCATGGCTGCAACCCCTGCTGTGAAATCGGACTGAATCCGCATCTGGAGGTGAAAGATGAGGACGGCAATGTGACCGTGGAATCGGGCTGGCAGTTCTGCAACCTGACGGAAATCAACGGAGCTAAACTTCTTTCCGAAGAGGATTTCCGTATTGCAGTGCGCGCCGCAACCATTATCGGTTCGCTGCAGGCGGCCTATACCAGTTTCCCTTATCTCGGCGAAACCACCGAAAAGCTGTGTCGCCGTGAAGCACTGCTCGGTGTGTCGATTACCGGCATGATGGACTCTCCGGCAATTACGCTGGATCCGGAAATGCAGCGGAAAATGGCCAAATATGCCATTGAGGTGAACCGCGAGATCACGCTGAAAATAGGGACCGAACCGGCTGCACGTCTGACCTGTGTAAAACCTGCAGGTTCAACATCACTGCTGCTGGGTACGGCCTCGGGGATCCATCCGCGTCATGCACGCCGATACTTCCGCCGGGTACAGGCCAACAAAACCGATCCGGTCTACAAATATTTCAATGAGACCAACCCGCACATGTGTGAAGAGTCGGTGTGGAGTGCCAATAAAACCGACGATGTCATCACTTTCTGTGTTGAAGCCCCGGAAGAAGCGATTCTGCGCTCAGAAATGTCCGCGCTGGATCTGCTTAAATATGTACACTCCACACAGCAGAACTGGGTGGTGCCCGGAACCGCCCGTCCGGAGCTGAACCCCGGCCTGTATCACAATGTGTCCAACACCCTGACCGTTCGCGATGACGAATGGGATGATGTGGCGGACTACATCTGGGAAAACCGCGCCGACTTTACCGGCATCAGCATGCTGGCCGCCACCGGTGACAAGATCTATCAGCAGGCGCCGCATGAAGAGGTGGTTACTGCGCAGGACGAAACACTGTGGAATGAACTGATCTCCAAGTTCCGCACGGTCGACTATACGCAGATGAAGGAAGAGTCTGATGAAACCAACCTGCAGGGTGAAATTGCCTGTGCAGGCGGGGCATGCGAACTGATTTGA
- a CDS encoding glycosyltransferase encodes MKVSVIMPVWNAADTVLQTLETLRSQTYESMEIIVVDDGSTDGTTELLRKQKDILLIERPHRGIVPALNDGLQAAGGTFIARMDADDLCHPKRIEKQVEYLKKHPEIGLVGCCVQFGGDREQQAGYAAYVGWINLLTEPDDIALNRFVESPFAHPSVMFRRALLQECGTYRDGCFPEDYELWLRWMADGVRMGKVKETLLTWNDPPSRLSRTDNRYSVDAFYRIKAGYLCRWLETNNPHYPEVLIWGAGRVTRKRAAILEECGLRITHYIDIKSRRLNCGTPVIRPEEIPTPDSCMVLSMVGNRGARHQIHNYLAECGFVTGKSMIAC; translated from the coding sequence ATGAAGGTTTCTGTGATCATGCCTGTCTGGAATGCAGCCGATACGGTATTGCAGACTTTGGAAACGCTTCGTTCCCAGACCTACGAATCGATGGAAATCATCGTCGTGGACGACGGATCGACGGACGGCACCACCGAACTGCTGCGGAAGCAGAAGGATATTCTACTGATCGAACGACCGCATCGAGGCATTGTTCCGGCCCTGAATGATGGCCTTCAGGCTGCGGGCGGAACCTTTATTGCCCGGATGGATGCTGACGATTTATGCCACCCGAAGCGCATCGAAAAACAGGTGGAGTATCTTAAAAAACATCCGGAAATCGGACTGGTGGGCTGCTGTGTTCAGTTTGGAGGAGACCGGGAACAGCAGGCAGGCTACGCCGCTTACGTGGGCTGGATCAATTTGCTGACGGAACCGGACGACATTGCGCTCAACCGGTTTGTGGAGTCTCCGTTCGCCCACCCTTCCGTTATGTTCCGGCGCGCACTGCTTCAGGAATGCGGGACCTATCGCGATGGCTGTTTTCCAGAGGATTACGAGCTCTGGCTCCGCTGGATGGCCGATGGAGTCCGTATGGGAAAGGTCAAAGAGACACTCCTTACATGGAATGATCCTCCGTCACGTCTGTCACGTACGGATAATCGGTATTCCGTTGATGCCTTCTATCGTATAAAAGCCGGTTATCTCTGCCGATGGCTGGAAACAAACAACCCGCATTATCCGGAGGTGCTGATCTGGGGTGCCGGCCGGGTAACCCGTAAACGCGCTGCAATTCTGGAAGAATGCGGCCTTCGCATTACGCATTATATTGACATTAAATCACGACGCCTTAACTGCGGTACTCCGGTCATCCGTCCGGAGGAAATTCCGACTCCTGATTCCTGCATGGTTCTTTCCATGGTCGGGAACCGCGGTGCCCGGCATCAGATTCATAATTATCTGGCAGAATGCGGATTCGTAACCGGAAAAAGTATGATCGCCTGCTAG
- a CDS encoding circularly permuted type 2 ATP-grasp protein, giving the protein MNFEAYETEAFFDELFDNQGHSRESAKLLVNAIESLAEGDLLKRQEASERAMHSMGITFNVYGSGEGTERTIPFDIVPRIIDGKEWDVVEAGLKQRIKAVNRFIDDIYHDRNIIADGVIPEWIFTSSKGYLPQCQGLNPPKGVWAHVTGTDLVRDNKGTFYVLEDNLRVPSGVSYVLLNRTLMKRNFPEVFHKSRVRRVVDYPDQFMKMLHHVAPEGIDRPNVAVLTPGIYNSAYFEHAFLAQQMGALLVEGHDLVYDGKYVCARTVEGLVRIDIIYRRIDDEFLDPEVFREDSYLGCAGMMKAFREGTLTLANAPGTGVADDKVVYAFVPDMIKYYLGEDPLLPSVPTHLCCDDESLEYTLDNLDKLVVKPASESGGYGMLIGPKASQKERDNFARALRKDPRNYISQPTLSLSRAPVVVNDHFEGRHVDLRPFILHRGDDSYVLPGGLTRVALKKGSLVVNSSQGGGTKDTWVVDQGTGQEVA; this is encoded by the coding sequence ATGAATTTTGAAGCGTATGAAACGGAAGCTTTTTTTGATGAGCTGTTTGACAACCAGGGACATTCGCGAGAATCAGCGAAGTTGCTTGTAAACGCCATCGAATCACTGGCCGAAGGCGATCTGCTCAAACGTCAGGAAGCCAGCGAACGGGCCATGCACAGCATGGGAATAACGTTCAATGTTTATGGTTCCGGTGAAGGTACCGAGCGGACGATTCCGTTCGATATCGTGCCGCGAATCATCGACGGAAAAGAATGGGATGTAGTCGAGGCCGGATTGAAACAGCGGATCAAGGCCGTTAACCGGTTTATCGACGACATTTATCACGACCGGAATATCATTGCCGACGGCGTGATTCCCGAATGGATTTTCACCTCGTCCAAAGGCTACCTGCCCCAATGTCAGGGACTGAATCCGCCCAAAGGGGTCTGGGCACACGTTACCGGCACGGATCTGGTGCGTGACAATAAAGGGACATTCTATGTTCTTGAAGACAATCTCAGGGTGCCCTCAGGTGTATCTTATGTTCTGCTGAACCGGACCCTGATGAAACGAAATTTTCCGGAGGTTTTCCATAAAAGCCGGGTACGCCGTGTCGTGGATTATCCCGATCAGTTCATGAAAATGCTTCATCATGTTGCGCCGGAGGGGATCGACCGTCCAAACGTTGCGGTGCTGACGCCGGGCATATACAACTCGGCCTATTTTGAGCACGCCTTTCTCGCCCAGCAGATGGGAGCCCTGCTGGTGGAAGGTCATGATCTGGTTTATGACGGAAAATATGTGTGTGCACGGACAGTCGAAGGCCTGGTTCGCATCGATATCATCTACCGGCGGATCGACGATGAATTTCTGGATCCCGAAGTATTCAGGGAGGATTCCTATCTCGGCTGTGCCGGTATGATGAAGGCTTTCCGAGAAGGAACGCTGACGCTGGCCAACGCCCCCGGCACCGGCGTGGCCGATGACAAGGTGGTTTATGCCTTTGTTCCGGACATGATTAAATATTATCTGGGAGAGGATCCGCTGCTGCCCAGTGTTCCCACTCATCTTTGCTGCGATGATGAATCGCTGGAATACACATTGGATAATCTCGATAAACTGGTCGTCAAACCGGCCAGTGAATCCGGCGGATACGGGATGCTGATCGGCCCGAAAGCTTCGCAGAAAGAACGTGATAATTTCGCCCGCGCACTGCGTAAAGATCCGCGCAATTATATTTCACAGCCAACCCTCTCTCTCTCCAGAGCCCCTGTTGTGGTCAATGACCACTTCGAGGGGCGGCATGTCGATTTACGCCCCTTCATTCTGCACCGGGGTGATGATTCCTATGTCCTTCCCGGAGGTCTGACACGAGTGGCCCTCAAGAAGGGTTCACTGGTCGTGAACTCCTCACAGGGCGGAGGAACAAAAGACACCTGGGTTGTGGACCAGGGAACCGGACAGGAGGTGGCCTGA
- a CDS encoding alpha-E domain-containing protein: MLLSRVADNIYWMSRYIERASNIARFLEVSYQLNLDQSSGDQEQWGPLIEITGDMAIFKARYGAPTRDNVMHFLMFNPEYPNSISRCLSTARSIAKGMRETVSDDMFREINALGKRVPETSREKAQFHTRVFQLCREIKRDAMLIEAMASETIERGQGYHFWRVGRYLERADKTSRLLHVKYFHLLPDLDAVGTPMDDLQWSAVLDSMDARETYIRTRGLIVPDKVVDLMVLDQGHPRAILFCLNAVVESLYRITRDKPGEPHRIVEQLCEKLLAMSAKEIIKFGMNEFIDDLQLSFNEVNNAIHTHFISPKAVTGGV; the protein is encoded by the coding sequence ATGCTTCTCAGCCGCGTAGCCGATAATATTTACTGGATGAGCCGCTACATTGAACGCGCTTCGAATATAGCCCGTTTCCTTGAAGTAAGCTATCAGCTCAACCTCGATCAGTCGTCCGGGGATCAGGAACAGTGGGGCCCGCTCATTGAAATTACCGGTGATATGGCCATTTTTAAAGCACGCTACGGCGCGCCGACCCGCGATAATGTCATGCATTTTCTGATGTTTAATCCGGAATATCCAAACTCCATCTCGCGCTGTCTCAGCACAGCACGCTCTATTGCCAAAGGAATGCGGGAAACCGTTTCGGATGACATGTTCCGGGAGATTAACGCGCTGGGAAAACGGGTACCCGAAACCAGTCGCGAAAAAGCCCAGTTTCACACCCGGGTCTTCCAGCTCTGTCGCGAAATTAAACGCGATGCCATGCTGATCGAGGCCATGGCGTCGGAAACCATAGAACGCGGTCAGGGCTACCATTTCTGGCGCGTCGGACGCTATCTGGAACGCGCCGACAAAACCTCTCGGCTGCTGCACGTCAAATACTTTCATCTCCTGCCCGACCTCGATGCCGTCGGAACACCGATGGATGATCTGCAGTGGAGTGCTGTACTTGATTCAATGGATGCCAGAGAAACCTATATTCGAACCCGCGGACTGATTGTTCCCGATAAGGTTGTCGATCTGATGGTACTTGATCAGGGACATCCCCGGGCAATTCTGTTCTGCCTGAACGCCGTGGTGGAGAGTTTATACCGCATCACGCGTGACAAACCGGGAGAGCCCCATAGGATCGTCGAACAACTGTGTGAAAAACTGCTGGCGATGTCGGCCAAAGAGATCATTAAGTTTGGCATGAATGAGTTTATCGATGATCTTCAGTTGAGTTTTAATGAAGTGAATAATGCCATTCACACGCATTTTATTTCCCCTAAAGCCGTGACGGGCGGAGTTTAA